One stretch of Erpetoichthys calabaricus chromosome 14, fErpCal1.3, whole genome shotgun sequence DNA includes these proteins:
- the LOC114665246 gene encoding mucin-5AC yields the protein MSEFHLFKGFILFYILLSFGTILVSAQVSTTLSSLPTATSIRGTDVTGTSMATTAKVNSTLMMDNYTSSNTTSAIPPTPETTTIPPGLIACRTFNCTGYNCFVNFTTLAGTLCPTNNSYCEFIRQNNASYTAGCSKTCAGTTNICRNSSQNACTMECCATTRCLFLNGTTQESPALTTVATQTTTTIKPTTIATNGKMCHLFTCTGETCYKGQTSSQSCAVGYNYCELKKKGTGTNTIWSAACSNSCQSTTTGCTSSSTDCLQECCTSVTTTSCLKLDGTVNIKSGVDSINMMSLLKILSFAIVILVFNNYSLFI from the exons GTTTTATCCTGTTTTATATTCTCTTGTCATTTGGTACCATCCTGGTATCTGCACAAGTCTCGACTACGTTATCCTCTTTGCCAACAGCAACAAGTATCCGAGGGACAGATGTTACAG GTACAAGTATGGCCACTACTGCAAAAGTAAATTCCACATTAATGATGGATAACTATACATCAAGCAATACCACAAGTGCTATACCACCCACACCTGAAACAACGACAATCCCTCCAGGGCTG ATAGCATGCCGGACATTTAACTGCACGGGATATAACTGCTTTGTTAACTTTACTACTCTTGCCGGTACTCTGTGCCCCACTAACAACTCATACTGTGAG TTTATTCGGCAGAACAATGCTAGCTACACAGCAGGCTGTAGCAAGACTTGTGCTGGGACAACCAACATCTGCAGGAACTCTTCACAGAATGCTTGTACTATGGAGTGTTGTGCCACAACCCGCTGTCTATTTCTGAATGGAACCACCCAGGAGTCACCTGctt TGACAACAGTAGCCACTCAAACCACAACTACCATTAAGCCAACCACCATTGCAACAAAT GGAAAGATGTGTCACTTATTCACATGTACTGGAGAAACATGCTACAAAGGACAAACGAGTTCTCAATCTTGCGCAGTTGGGTATAACTACTGTGAA TTGAAAAAGAAAGGTACTGGCACCAACACTATCTGGAGCGCTGCTTGCAGTAATTCATGTCAAAGTACAACAACTGGCTGCACATCTTCATCAACTGATTGCCTCCAAGAATGTTGTACCTCAGTTACAACAACCTCTTGTCTCAAACTGGATGGAACCGTAAATATTAAGAGTGGTGTGGATTCCATTAATATGATGTCACTACTTAAGATTTTATCATTTGCAATTGTGATTTTGGTTTTCAATAATTACTCActattcatttaa